Proteins encoded together in one Pseudoalteromonas xiamenensis window:
- the proQ gene encoding RNA chaperone ProQ — protein sequence METTNKLKDINEVLEFLYKEFPNCFKAKDGIKPLKVGIFKDIAERIEGSEHVSKTQVRQALRKYTSNWRYLESVTQNEFRIDLDGNQAEKIEAEHIEHAQKALEESRAKRAKKPAPKGKRPFVKRDGAPREGGSSDTKPYKKRPFDRNKGDDKRARVNSKPAEAPVKRTGKVELLPASEVKVNAKVKVKLGQTLVNATITEVNKDEVFVELVTGMQVKTKADSLYFI from the coding sequence ATGGAAACCACAAACAAGCTAAAAGACATAAACGAAGTGTTGGAGTTCCTTTATAAGGAATTCCCTAATTGCTTCAAAGCCAAAGACGGCATCAAACCACTTAAAGTGGGTATATTTAAGGATATTGCGGAGCGCATTGAAGGCTCTGAGCACGTTAGCAAAACGCAGGTTCGTCAAGCACTTCGCAAGTATACGTCTAACTGGCGATACCTAGAATCTGTTACTCAAAATGAATTCCGTATCGATTTAGACGGTAATCAAGCAGAGAAAATTGAAGCAGAACATATTGAACATGCTCAAAAAGCGTTAGAAGAATCACGTGCTAAGCGTGCGAAAAAACCAGCACCTAAAGGCAAGCGTCCATTTGTGAAACGTGATGGTGCACCTCGTGAAGGCGGTTCGTCTGACACAAAACCTTACAAAAAGCGTCCATTTGATCGTAACAAAGGTGACGACAAACGAGCTAGAGTAAATAGTAAACCTGCTGAAGCGCCTGTGAAGCGTACTGGCAAAGTTGAGCTATTGCCTGCCTCTGAAGTGAAAGTAAATGCAAAGGTTAAAGTGAAACTTGGCCAGACGTTAGTAAACGCTACAATTACTGAAGTGAATAAAGACGAAGTATTTGTTGAACTCGTCACAGGAATGCAGGTCAAAACCAAAGCAGACAGTTTGTACTTTATCTAA